The following is a genomic window from Molothrus ater isolate BHLD 08-10-18 breed brown headed cowbird chromosome 19, BPBGC_Mater_1.1, whole genome shotgun sequence.
TATTTGCACTTGTTaactccagcccagcagcccattcttggctctgctctgtcacagTGCCCGCTGTCAGCTGCTGCACACATACCCTGAAGTGATGGCTCCCATCATGTGTCACTCCTCTGAAATGCCTCTGTGCTTGCTCATAAACACACCCTTGGCATCATGTTCATGTCTACTAAAATAAACTGCACACAGTGCAGAGAGTCAGGCACAGAGATCCCTCAAGTAAGAATTGGGATTTGTTCATCTCCTGGAGCTCCCATGCTCTGCAAGAGCCATTTATCTGCAATAAGCAGAAGAGTAGGAACCACAGGGGGTGGAGAGGGAGCATGTTGAGCAGAGAATGATCAAAATAAACCATAGGATTGGTGAGTTTTTCCCTTTTGCCATCATCTTTCTATTTACAAAGAGTATTCCACATGATCTGTTTTCTTTGGCAATTTCCCATCATCATACCACCAATGAAATGACACAAGCTGTACTCAGCCTCAGCTGGCACATTGGGATGAGAGGGTCCACCATTTGTTCTTTCCAGCAGATATCTCAGCTAAACGTGTCTCCTGAAGCAAGTTTGGCCTTGATCCATGATGACCTGAGCAATTGGACCTCCCAGTGGTGTCAGTGGGTTTTGCTAATGCCCAGTACCATCCTTCTGGTGAGGAGAGCAGGCAGTGCCTCGTGTGTGGCTGTGTGCGTGGCCTCTGCTTTGCTCCGTAGCTCCATGTCCTGGGGGGAATCCTcagctggcccagctgcagggctATCTTTGGgaaagctttctcttttctcagcaATCTGTGTCCATGtcctcccaccccatcccagcccagaagAGGGCCACAGTGATGGCAGAGGAGCTTTACTTTTCTGGTCGCAGTAATGGCTGTCACAGAGAGAAAGAACTCCATGCTATGATTTCTGGTCCTTTGAGTCATGTTCATTAATATTGTTATTGCCATTTTCAGTGGGCTAGTGTGGAAAGTCATTCCCATAGCACTGAATCCTGATATCCATGTGTGTCCTTGATAGCAGGTTGTGTCACTTCAGGAATGGGCAGCTGGGCTGACTTGGCTCTTCTTGCGTCTGGGATCAGGGCGTCcatcacagccacagcagctgcagcagcagcaactgcaGGCAATGATCGTGAGCACCAGCACAGTAactgcagagagaaacaaaggaTATTGCTTCATAGCATAGGAACAATCAGAGTAACCCTATGTCTCCTCCTCCTACTGCAGAGTAACCCTATGTCTCCTCCAAGTTGTTTGGTGAGCAGCAAAATGAGCAAAGCCTGGTTTCTTGAGAATCTTTTTTCCCTATATCCCCATCTTCCTCCTCCTAAGTTCCTGCTCCTTTGCGTTTGAATTGGTTTTCCATTTAATCTGGACAATCATTACCAGGCATTTCAAGACCTTAAGAGCTACATTCCAAACCATGTGAGGGTTTCTTTACCTACTTAATGGGCTCTTGTTTGGGAGCTGACATGCAGTACCTAAGCACAGCCATGTGCCTGGAAGGATGAAATCTTTGGATTTTTGAGTAACCAGACTTGAGGGAGTTTGGTTACTCAAACTGGCAGTTGTATTTCTGAAGAGTGAGTTCAGCATACTCTTTAAGCATAGAGACTCATGACTGGGTTGGCTTTACTCTTCTGTATTTAGCTTGAAAAAATAAGATACTTCAAATGCAGGGTTTGTTTCACAGAACAGTGGGCTAACTGACTGTCCTCTAGCCAGGATGGCAGGTGTTGGCAGGGATGTGTTAGTTTATCTGGAGTAGAAAAGGATGACATGTTCCATCCTGCAGAACATGTAAGAGTGTGAGCatgcctctgtgtgtgcatgtgttcCTTTAAAGCCTGGACCTGGGCTGCCAGGTAACCTGACCTGTGGGGAACCAGCTGTAGGGATGAACCAAATAAAGCAGCAGGTGTGACATTGTGAAttccagcccagggaggagtgTCCAGCTGAATACACACCCTTCCTTTTGGCCAGGAGCAAGCCCTGTCTTTGAGGAGCAGGGCCTGTCTTCCTTCCTGCTTATTTTCCCATTATATAAACAAACTTCATCCTCCTTGATCCAACAGTTCTTGATCCTTCCATGCCAtccccacacagagcagcaggggggATCTTGCCATTATCAGAGGAGAATAAATAGGCTCATCTGAAGTATATTTGGGTTCCACTGAGCCAATACAAGAATGACACTCAGAGCCCCTCTTAAGTGTCTTCTGTGGCAGGGAGGTGCTCTAGTACCATTTGTCATAAACTATCTCCTATGCATCAAAACattacagcagctctgggttgGTTAAAATATTCCTGATTTAACTAATGTTTAAAATGGGAGCTTTGGGGAAAGCTGTACTGTTTCCTGTCATGCTCTGCAACCATGTAAGGTACACACTGACTGTTAAAAATTACCCAGGAATTAACCTGGGCCTTAGAGCACAGCCTAGAAAACAACAGCCAACACCACCAACCCACCTACACAGCCTGTGGAGCAAGTTGCCCCCAtaggagaggagagaaattcTGACACCCCTTTGCCTCCATCCACAAACTCACCAATAAACAGAAGAACCACAGAAAAGCTGACAATCTCCACTGGCTCAGCCTTGGGCAGTTTCTGGAGCTTGAGGAGAAACTTCTCACCAATGGCTTGAACTTCCTTCAGAAAGCTTTCAGAAGACATTCTGTCACAACCTCTCCAGGCTTTATGCTGCAGGAGAACCAAACAGAGAATAAACCTTTTCACTGACTAATGCTAGGGAGCTGCCAGCCTTCTTATACAGCCAGTGATCACAAGGAAAACAAGTTTATCTGGTCTCAGTCCTTGCTCCCAGTAGCTAAGGTGGAGGACTATTAATTGTCTACGTGTCCCGGCActgttttaatttcaaaatccaGCTTCAAGGGTGTTTTTGTCAACTACTGTTAAGCAGAGTCCAAACGGTGTTTCTTCTACAAGGACACTTCTTCCAGCAGGCACTGGACAGTGCCTGCCCTTGGCTCTCACCCAGtcaaagcactttttttcccagttgtGCTAACTTGTCCTTCCAGAAACAAATGCAATTCTAACCCAACCTGAATGCTTAACTCCACTGTACATAGTCTTCAGTTGTTTGTTACTGAATAACACAAAGTAGACTCCCTTGAAGGCTTCTTGCACTTTGAGGTACAGAAACCCCCTTCAAAAAAACGGGGGATTTACCTCAAAATACCTTAAAAAAGGCATTTACCTCAACACCTCAATACAATAGCATTAATAATCTTTTATTAACCAGTTTTACTGTATGTGATACTAAAAGTTAAAGTCTGCATTCACTGGAGACAGCTGGATGCTTTTCAAGTTCTTACAGATGAATGCAATTTTATAAAGAAAGCTAAAtttaggtggtttttttttttattttaagccaCAGAGCAATATATGAATTGAACAGTGGATTCCATCCATCACTGCTGATCATGAGCAAAGCAAAAGCCCCTGGATCTGGCAGGGGGATATCTCCCCTGTGGAGCTAatctgtcctgtcctgctcagTAATCTTAGGCCTTCTTTATTCCCAGAGTGATCACCAGGAGCTGTTGTACTGAAAATATTACTAGTCTAATTAAAGTTAAGGGCCTCAGTTTTGTCAGCAATATTTGCTGTTCTTTTACCCCATGAGCAAGATTTTAGGAGGCATTGCAACAAACTATGAAACCTATGGATCTTCAAATTTTGCTTCAATTAGGAACTGGAATTGGATATTTTTGAGAAATATCCATAGTTCCACCTAAAACAAGTGTTTAGACAGGTCAACACTTGAATGGGTTACAACtcttatttcattattatatcAAAATGTACTGGTTTCTGTGTGTTGTAACAGGCAACACTGGGGTTTGGGACTTGAACATTGCAATTTAATATCCTGATCTTGGTGATAACACAAAGCCAAGTGGCCAAGTCTGCACTTCCAGAACAAACCAGCTAGTTCCTTATTGAACATCTGGCTTGGTTACTCAAACAAATGGATGCTTGGAGTTCAGTTTTTCTAAACACACTGAGGACAGAGACCTTGGCTGTTTCTTTGCATGCTGGGCTTAAGTACTACAGTGCCAAGTTAAATTAGTTTTGTATGTTTATGCAATTCAAAAAgggttttctttgttcttttaaatCCAAGCTAAGGAATAAAAATCGGAACC
Proteins encoded in this region:
- the SMIM5 gene encoding small integral membrane protein 5, translated to MSSESFLKEVQAIGEKFLLKLQKLPKAEPVEIVSFSVVLLFIVTVLVLTIIACSCCCCSCCGCDGRPDPRRKKSQVSPAAHS